The proteins below are encoded in one region of Desulfonatronum sp. SC1:
- a CDS encoding ferrous iron transporter B, with product MTTCEHCDTCRSDADKEPSAHYVFIGTMKVGKSTLYDRLTASDCTEVAIPGIAVSIPRGRLKGRDGVALDTPGIHSLFSTNEDERASRDILLSPEIPGEDLRILLVADAKNLKRTIAIALQFAEYGLPMLLVVNMVDEAASRGIEIDFAKLSEKLGIRVMTTIAREGIGVRELARALDDVRPAKPVAAYSARVNQFLAVVEKLMPSGTFSSRALGILLLTEDPAVERYILDKYGAGMLDQLRRLAAETRRESPIAVDIELSNLYQAEAARIAEQVQKVEPPSKSSLILSFGDWCTQLSTGIPIALGILVLLYYFIGAFGATFLVDTIHDELFEPHLIPLLTALIDFIPSALLRDMLMDPDFGVFPTGIFLALGLVMPVIFCFYIAFGALQDSGYLARLSLLLDRVFRLIGLNGKGVIPLVMGFSCVTMSILTTRVLSTTKEKNIASFLVFLCLPCAPLLAVMMVILAKMPVSASITVYGLIFSQLLLAGWLANKVIPGQRSQLILEIPTMRLPKPWAVIKMASRKTWFFIKEALPVFVLASMFIFLFQRVGGLSALEAALGPVINMVMGLPEQSVQVFIKTMIRRESGVAELEHLTPLFTNLQIVVNLVLMTFLAPCINATIVLFKERGARAGVLILATVTVYAIILASLLNHLCRLAGITFT from the coding sequence ATGACCACCTGCGAACACTGCGACACCTGCCGCTCCGACGCCGACAAAGAACCCAGCGCCCATTACGTGTTCATCGGCACGATGAAAGTCGGCAAGAGCACCTTGTACGACCGGCTAACGGCTTCCGACTGCACCGAGGTCGCGATTCCCGGCATCGCGGTCTCCATTCCCCGTGGACGCCTCAAGGGGCGGGACGGGGTTGCCCTGGACACTCCGGGCATCCATTCCCTGTTCTCCACCAACGAGGATGAACGGGCCTCCCGGGACATTCTGCTGTCCCCGGAAATCCCCGGCGAGGATCTGCGCATCCTTCTGGTGGCCGACGCCAAGAACCTGAAGCGGACCATCGCCATCGCCCTGCAGTTCGCGGAATACGGGCTGCCCATGTTGCTGGTGGTGAACATGGTCGACGAGGCCGCGTCACGGGGCATTGAAATCGACTTCGCCAAGCTCTCGGAAAAGCTGGGCATCCGCGTGATGACCACCATCGCCCGGGAAGGGATCGGGGTTCGCGAACTGGCCCGGGCCCTGGACGACGTTCGTCCGGCGAAGCCTGTTGCGGCCTACTCTGCGCGGGTGAATCAATTTCTTGCCGTGGTGGAGAAACTCATGCCTTCGGGCACGTTCTCCTCCCGTGCCTTGGGCATTCTTCTGCTCACCGAGGATCCGGCCGTGGAGCGCTACATCCTGGACAAATACGGTGCCGGGATGCTGGACCAGCTCCGTCGGCTGGCCGCGGAAACCCGTCGGGAAAGCCCCATTGCCGTGGATATCGAACTGAGCAACCTCTACCAGGCCGAGGCCGCCAGGATTGCCGAACAGGTCCAGAAGGTCGAGCCGCCCTCCAAGAGTTCATTGATTCTCTCCTTCGGCGACTGGTGCACCCAACTTTCCACGGGTATCCCCATTGCCCTGGGAATTCTCGTGCTCCTGTACTATTTCATCGGAGCCTTCGGGGCCACGTTCCTGGTGGACACGATTCACGACGAACTCTTCGAGCCCCACCTGATCCCGCTGCTCACTGCCCTGATCGACTTCATTCCCAGCGCCCTGCTCCGGGACATGCTCATGGACCCGGACTTCGGCGTCTTCCCCACGGGGATTTTTCTGGCCCTGGGGCTGGTCATGCCGGTGATCTTCTGCTTTTACATCGCCTTTGGCGCGCTTCAGGACTCCGGGTATCTGGCTCGCCTTTCCCTGCTTCTGGACCGGGTCTTCCGCTTGATCGGCCTGAACGGCAAGGGCGTGATCCCCCTGGTCATGGGCTTTTCCTGCGTGACCATGTCCATCCTGACCACCCGGGTGCTCAGCACGACCAAGGAAAAGAACATCGCCTCGTTCCTGGTCTTCCTCTGTCTGCCCTGCGCTCCGCTGTTGGCGGTGATGATGGTCATTCTGGCCAAGATGCCCGTCTCGGCCTCCATCACGGTCTACGGACTGATCTTTTCCCAACTGCTCCTGGCCGGTTGGCTGGCGAACAAGGTCATTCCCGGACAGCGCTCCCAGTTGATCCTGGAAATCCCGACCATGCGCCTGCCCAAGCCCTGGGCCGTGATCAAAATGGCCTCCAGGAAAACCTGGTTTTTCATCAAGGAGGCCCTGCCGGTCTTTGTCCTGGCCTCGATGTTCATCTTTCTCTTCCAGCGCGTGGGCGGCCTGAGCGCCCTGGAAGCCGCCCTGGGACCGGTGATCAACATGGTCATGGGCTTGCCCGAACAGAGCGTCCAGGTGTTCATCAAGACCATGATCCGCCGGGAAAGCGGCGTGGCCGAACTGGAGCATCTCACCCCCCTGTTCACGAACCTGCAGATCGTGGTCAATCTCGTGCTGATGACCTTCCTGGCCCCCTGCATCAACGCGACCATCGTGCTGTTCAAGGAGCGCGGCGCACGGGCCGGGGTCTTGATCCTGGCTACGGTCACG
- a CDS encoding c-type cytochrome, protein MKKTTLITSLALGGILLFAGTAAVSYEALDGEKLYQERCSQCHGLGRVDRATKDLAAWETTVDRMIGKRAGLLNAEERDAVVEYLANR, encoded by the coding sequence ATGAAAAAGACCACTCTCATTACCAGCTTGGCTCTGGGCGGGATTTTGTTGTTCGCCGGCACGGCTGCCGTTTCTTACGAAGCCCTGGACGGGGAAAAGCTCTACCAGGAGCGGTGTTCCCAGTGTCACGGTTTGGGACGGGTGGATCGGGCCACCAAGGACCTGGCTGCTTGGGAAACCACGGTGGACCGGATGATCGGCAAGCGTGCCGGATTGCTCAACGCCGAGGAGCGAGACGCCGTGGTGGAATATCTGGCCAACCGGTAG